In Drosophila bipectinata strain 14024-0381.07 chromosome 2R, DbipHiC1v2, whole genome shotgun sequence, one genomic interval encodes:
- the Ir48c gene encoding uncharacterized protein Ir48c codes for MSLLNFLKIFLFLKVVSTNPQELPSQLSLELKYRTHIYFGYSIESFDQFDLKSEHPKLLVHKNISEEFQIFHDEPVIIITILEPDLDYNLEIVEVLRSYLKDRQYNDILLIDKSEKSDKSYMEIFKTYWKAGFPHVLISDFQEQLWSLQPYPYFEVRKTNLKEYLVNRDKVNLNGYPLRVLVTNDPPHCFVDEQELPHSPNRYKGSIITIFKIFADKLNASFQAVPFPGLRRYFTAECVDIVAKDEAEACGSIFIRTYKYATSQPVRLNRVAIMAPFGNPIDKFYYFFRPFDFYVWLGTGLIVVYISVMGSLLHRWHFGNWDVGQYLLLAVETLLSRGLTLPQCSSGSKLMLFLLLFAIGFVLSNLYVALLSMMLTTKLYQRPIENIADLKAANVSILLQQHNLRPNSIYGSSEELRERFLLVEESLHKEKRDGLDPSYAYVDSEDRMDFYLYQQKFLRRRRMKKLPNPVGHTWAVQVIKQNWVLEKYYNEHIQRLFETGLQNKLVDDVHELAIRAGFLHFFPTQTQTIEPLRLEDIVMAAMVLGCGHALAGICFLGELLL; via the coding sequence ATGTCGTTacttaatttcttaaaaatattccttTTTCTAAAAGTGGTTTCCACAAATCCTCAAGAACTTCCAAGTCAACTGTCTTTGGAGCTTAAATATAGGACTCATATATACTTTGGCTATTCAATTGAGAGCTTTGATCAATTTGATTTAAAGAGTGAACATCCAAAACTACTGGTCCACAAAAACATCAGCGAAGAGTTTCAAATCTTTCACGATGAGCCTGTGATTATTATAACAATTCTGGAGCCTGATTTGGACTATAATCTGGAAATCGTAGAAGTGCTCAGATCCTATCTAAAGGATAGGCAATATAATGATATCCTACTTATAGACAAAAGTGAAAAAAGTGACAAGAGTTACATGGAGATTTTCAAAACCTATTGGAAGGCAGGTTTCCCTCACGTGTTGATTTCTGATTTTCAAGAACAACTTTGGTCTCTACAACCTTATCCTTATTTTGAAGTTAGAAAAACCAACTTAAAAGAGTATTTGGTAAACCGAGATAAAGTAAACTTGAATGGTTATCCTTTACGAGTTTTGGTGACCAACGATCCTCCGCACTGTTTTGTGGATGAACAGGAGCTGCCACACTCCCCGAATCGCTACAAAGGCAGCATCATCACAATCTTCAAGATATTCGCCGATAAACTTAATGCCAGCTTTCAGGCAGTGCCCTTTCCAGGACTAAGACGGTACTTTACCGCCGAATGCGTGGACATAGTTGCCAAAGACGAAGCCGAGGCCTGTGGCAGCATCTTCATAAGGACCTACAAGTATGCCACCAGTCAGCCAGTTCGCCTGAACCGCGTGGCCATAATGGCTCCCTTCGGCAATCCCATCGACAAGTTTTACTACTTCTTCCGACCCTTCGACTTCTATGTGTGGCTGGGCACTGGCCTCATAGTAGTCTACATATCGGTGATGGGTTCTTTGCTCCACCGTTGGCACTTTGGCAACTGGGATGTGGGTCAGTACCTCCTGCTGGCGGTGGAGACCCTGCTGTCCCGGGGACTGACCCTTCCCCAGTGTTCCAGCGGCTCGAAACTGATGCTGTTTCTTCTACTCTTCGCCATAGGCTTTGTTTTATCGAATTTGTATGTGGCTTTGCTCTCCATGATGCTGACCACCAAGTTGTACCAAAGACCCATTGAAAATATAGCCGATCTGAAGGCAGCCAACGTGAGTATCCTCCTGCAGCAGCACAACCTCCGACCCAATTCCATCTACGGAAGCTCGGAGGAGCTCAGGGAAAGGTTCCTCCTGGTGGAGGAGTCCCTGCACAAAGAGAAGAGAGATGGCTTGGATCCCAGTTACGCCTACGTGGACTCCGAGGACCGCATGGACTTTTATTTGTACCAACAGAAGTTCTTGCGCCGTCGAAGAATGAAGAAACTACCTAATCCTGTGGGCCACACCTGGGCCGTCCAAGTCATTAAACAGAATTGGGTTTTGGAGAAATACTATAATGAGCACATACAACGATTATTCGAGACTGGTCTGCAAAATAAATTAGTGGACGATGTCCACGAGTTGGCCATTAGAGCCGGCTTCCTCCATTTCTTTCCCACTCAGACGCAAACTATTGAACCGCTGCGACTGGAGGACATTGTGATGGCCGCCATGGTACTGGGCTGTGGACACGCCCTCGCTGGGATCTGCTTCCTGGGCGAACTGCTCCTCTAA